A stretch of Kaistella flava (ex Peng et al. 2021) DNA encodes these proteins:
- a CDS encoding nuclear transport factor 2 family protein yields MMKTDNEKLVNQYFTHFNNHEWSKMANMYSETAEFKDPSLGRGIFKQTRQQTIDKYTELNKTFPDLHDKVIQIYPSGDQHIIVEFVSSGTAPDDTKFELAICTIFTIEKGLITKDFTYYDNFEEEAAK; encoded by the coding sequence ATGATGAAAACAGACAATGAAAAATTAGTAAACCAATATTTTACCCACTTTAATAATCATGAGTGGTCAAAAATGGCAAATATGTATTCGGAAACTGCTGAGTTCAAAGATCCCTCCTTGGGACGTGGAATCTTTAAACAAACCAGACAACAGACCATCGATAAATACACGGAACTCAACAAAACATTTCCCGACTTACATGATAAAGTGATTCAAATTTATCCTTCTGGCGATCAACATATAATAGTTGAATTTGTTTCAAGTGGAACTGCTCCTGATGACACGAAATTCGAACTGGCAATCTGCACCATTTTCACCATTGAAAAAGGATTAATAACTAAAGACTTTACGTATTACGACAACTTTGAGGAGGAGGCTGCTAAATAG
- a CDS encoding ribonuclease E/G: MKKELIISHEDEQSKIALLEDGRLFELHEQEDKSDFVVGDLFIGKVKKLAPNLNAAFVSIGYEKDAFLHYQDLGPQFLTYKKFLQDTVSKRQHNSSLKNFELEKEIHKNGTIDKVLAKDDSVILQITKEPISTKGPRISTQISLTGRFLVLIPFDKSVSISKKITNSEEKERLKTLIESIKPEGFGVIIRTVAEGKKVAELHNDMNQLIQKWETAFKNLQKNKVPSKVLSEEDKASSILRDNFNADFVSIICDDEQMVDDMRNYIEVIAPERKNIVQFYDKPIPLMEYYNVEKQMKQSFGKHVNIPSSKGAYLVIEHTEALHVVDVNSGNNLSSGAGSSNKEHALTVNKMAATEIARQLRLRDMGGIIVVDFIDMINADHRRDLYEHFKNEMSRDKARHKILPPSKFGLIQLTRQRTKPEKVIKTKEDNPNIDGEILAPIVVVERMEEVIRNLIQTEKGKLFLHVHPFVEAYLTKGLLSIQVKWYLKYKKWVTIIPRDSFKYLEYKMVNSKKEELMSYSN; encoded by the coding sequence ATGAAGAAAGAACTGATTATATCACATGAAGACGAGCAATCAAAAATTGCCCTACTTGAAGACGGACGCCTTTTTGAGCTCCACGAACAGGAGGACAAAAGTGATTTCGTAGTCGGCGATTTATTTATCGGTAAAGTAAAAAAACTCGCACCCAATTTAAATGCTGCTTTCGTAAGCATAGGGTATGAGAAAGATGCTTTCTTGCATTATCAGGATTTAGGTCCACAATTTCTTACATACAAAAAGTTTCTACAAGACACCGTTTCAAAAAGACAACACAATTCGTCCCTAAAGAATTTCGAACTTGAAAAAGAAATTCATAAAAATGGAACGATTGATAAAGTTCTGGCAAAAGACGACAGCGTTATTCTGCAAATTACCAAAGAACCAATTTCTACCAAAGGACCGAGAATCTCTACCCAGATTTCTCTAACCGGAAGATTTCTAGTCCTAATTCCGTTTGACAAAAGCGTCTCGATTTCTAAAAAAATCACCAACTCTGAGGAGAAGGAAAGACTTAAAACTTTAATTGAAAGCATTAAGCCTGAAGGTTTTGGTGTGATCATTAGAACGGTAGCTGAAGGAAAAAAAGTGGCTGAACTTCACAATGACATGAATCAACTGATTCAGAAATGGGAAACGGCTTTTAAAAATCTTCAGAAAAATAAAGTTCCAAGCAAAGTATTGAGTGAAGAAGATAAAGCTTCCTCGATCTTACGAGATAACTTTAATGCAGATTTCGTTTCTATTATTTGTGACGATGAGCAAATGGTTGATGACATGCGTAATTATATCGAAGTCATCGCACCGGAAAGAAAAAATATTGTTCAGTTCTACGATAAACCAATTCCTTTGATGGAATATTATAACGTAGAAAAACAGATGAAACAGAGTTTTGGGAAACACGTTAATATCCCAAGTTCGAAAGGTGCCTATTTGGTTATTGAACATACGGAAGCACTTCACGTGGTAGATGTCAACTCCGGGAATAATCTTTCCTCAGGAGCAGGTTCATCTAACAAGGAACATGCGTTGACTGTGAATAAAATGGCTGCTACTGAAATCGCTCGTCAACTCCGTTTGAGAGATATGGGCGGAATTATAGTCGTTGATTTTATTGACATGATCAATGCCGATCACCGACGTGATTTGTATGAACATTTCAAGAACGAAATGAGCAGAGATAAGGCAAGACACAAAATTTTACCTCCAAGTAAATTCGGCTTAATTCAATTGACCCGTCAAAGAACAAAACCGGAAAAAGTAATCAAAACCAAGGAAGACAATCCTAATATCGACGGAGAAATCCTGGCACCAATCGTAGTGGTTGAGCGTATGGAAGAAGTCATCCGTAATTTGATTCAAACCGAAAAAGGAAAATTGTTTTTACATGTACATCCTTTCGTAGAAGCTTATTTAACCAAAGGTTTACTAAGCATCCAAGTGAAATGGTACTTGAAATACAAAAAATGGGTAACGATTATCCCAAGAGATTCTTTTAAATATTTAGAATACAAAATGGTCAATTCCAAGAAAGAAGAATTGATGAGTTATTCAAATTAA
- a CDS encoding HU family DNA-binding protein: MTKAELVNTISNKLGTEKNETQKVIEAFMQEIRTSMYNGDNVYLRGFGSFIIKTRAAKTGRNISKNTAIEIPAHNIPAFKPSKTFVEKIKTKVPVK; the protein is encoded by the coding sequence ATGACAAAGGCAGAATTGGTAAACACCATCTCAAATAAATTGGGAACTGAAAAGAATGAAACCCAGAAAGTTATTGAAGCTTTTATGCAGGAGATCAGAACGTCAATGTATAATGGAGATAATGTATATCTAAGAGGATTTGGTTCATTTATTATTAAAACCAGAGCAGCAAAAACAGGAAGAAACATTTCTAAAAACACAGCAATCGAAATTCCTGCTCATAATATCCCAGCCTTTAAACCTTCTAAAACCTTCGTAGAGAAAATCAAAACGAAAGTGCCAGTAAAGTAA
- the mutY gene encoding A/G-specific adenine glycosylase, whose protein sequence is MKTKKQNADFLHVGRKLLDWYKIHGRDLPFRKTNDPYKIWICEIIFQQTRIEQGLNHYLNFIERFPDVQTLANAETDEVLLYWKGLGYYSRALNLHKAALQIVNDFKGVFPREYDDILQLKGVGKYTASAISSICFGEKIAAVDGNFYRVLSRVFADDFDISNSKAFEYFSELALKMMPENEAGHFNEAMMDLGSEICKPKNPFCDSCPLNKDCLAFNLGKISNFPVKTKKVKATDLELHYSFVEWNGQFLIRQRKDDFIWKKLYEFPIEIPVEWEQFIVKQKTIAHKLTHKNLKIQMNHIELLSEEIFTEFANQNGFSIITFEESYQKSFPKPLENYLVDFYKNDWDLLLKQVGSLNHKVTKLCVVLQSFYI, encoded by the coding sequence TTGAAAACAAAAAAACAAAATGCTGATTTTCTTCATGTTGGTAGGAAATTACTGGATTGGTATAAAATCCACGGTAGAGATTTACCATTTAGAAAAACCAACGATCCCTACAAGATTTGGATTTGTGAAATCATTTTCCAGCAAACTCGTATCGAGCAAGGACTCAATCATTATTTGAATTTTATCGAAAGATTTCCCGATGTGCAAACTTTGGCCAATGCTGAAACTGATGAAGTTTTATTGTATTGGAAAGGTTTAGGCTATTATTCGAGAGCGTTAAATTTACACAAAGCAGCTCTTCAGATTGTCAATGATTTTAAAGGAGTTTTCCCTAGAGAATATGATGATATTTTACAATTAAAAGGGGTTGGAAAATACACAGCCTCAGCAATTTCGAGTATTTGTTTTGGTGAAAAAATCGCTGCTGTTGATGGTAATTTTTATCGTGTTTTATCACGAGTTTTTGCCGATGATTTTGATATTTCAAACTCGAAAGCGTTTGAGTATTTCTCTGAATTAGCTTTGAAAATGATGCCCGAAAATGAAGCCGGACATTTCAATGAAGCGATGATGGATTTAGGCTCTGAAATCTGTAAACCCAAGAATCCGTTTTGTGATTCTTGTCCTTTAAATAAAGATTGCCTGGCTTTTAATTTAGGAAAGATTTCAAATTTCCCGGTGAAAACCAAGAAAGTAAAAGCAACTGATTTAGAACTTCATTATTCTTTTGTCGAATGGAATGGTCAATTTTTGATCAGACAAAGAAAAGACGATTTCATCTGGAAAAAGCTCTACGAATTTCCAATTGAAATTCCTGTAGAATGGGAGCAGTTCATCGTTAAGCAGAAAACCATTGCTCATAAACTGACGCATAAAAATTTAAAGATTCAAATGAATCATATAGAATTACTGTCTGAGGAGATTTTCACCGAATTTGCTAACCAAAACGGTTTTTCGATCATCACCTTTGAAGAATCGTATCAGAAATCCTTCCCGAAACCACTGGAAAATTATCTTGTTGATTTTTATAAAAACGATTGGGATTTATTATTAAAACAGGTGGGTTCTTTAAACCACAAAGTCACAAAGCTTTGTGTAGTACTTCAGAGTTTTTATATATGA
- the gldD gene encoding gliding motility lipoprotein GldD: MFKKLIFTFLGFVLLSCSEETQPKPSGELRLEYPTPKYQRFTSPCNFSFEYSDFAKVREAKNPCWYYIEYPEMKAKVFITYFPIKNDFDLHVRESEKMVYEHTIKASSIDTKSFSFPDHKVFGNFYELKGQSASNLQFFVTDSTRHYVTANLYFNSRPKPDSLAPAVEYIKNDMLHLIESFEWKK; encoded by the coding sequence ATGTTTAAAAAACTCATTTTCACTTTTTTAGGATTTGTTTTACTTTCGTGTTCAGAAGAAACACAGCCCAAACCTTCTGGTGAACTTCGTTTAGAATATCCCACACCTAAATATCAAAGATTCACTTCTCCGTGTAATTTTAGTTTTGAGTACTCTGATTTTGCGAAAGTTAGAGAGGCAAAAAATCCGTGCTGGTATTATATCGAATATCCAGAAATGAAAGCGAAAGTTTTTATTACCTATTTTCCAATCAAAAATGATTTTGATTTGCATGTAAGAGAATCGGAGAAAATGGTGTACGAACATACCATAAAAGCCAGTTCAATTGACACGAAATCATTTAGTTTTCCGGACCATAAAGTGTTTGGTAACTTCTATGAACTAAAAGGTCAGAGTGCATCGAATTTACAATTTTTTGTAACCGATTCTACAAGACATTATGTGACTGCAAATTTGTATTTCAATTCCAGACCGAAACCTGATTCATTGGCGCCGGCGGTAGAATATATTAAAAATGATATGCTGCATTTGATTGAAAGCTTTGAGTGGAAAAAGTAA
- a CDS encoding PfkB family carbohydrate kinase — protein MKLLVVGSVAFDAIETPFGKTDKILGGAATYISIASSILGIESGIVSVVGGDFPQTDLDMLSGRGVNIEGIEIIKEGKTFFWSGKYHNDLNSRDTLVTEVNVLENFDPKIPESMQDAEILLLGNLHPGVQLSVLEKMRNRPKLVILDTMNFWMDSALDILMQMIAKTDVISINDEEARQLSGEYSLVKAAQKIHAMGPQFVIIKKGEHGALLFHEGKIFAIPALPLEEVFDPTGAGDTFAGGFASYLAKKENFSFDTMKSALIVGSAMASFTVEKFGTQRLEEVTEAEMIGRINSFKELTTFEVEV, from the coding sequence ATGAAATTATTAGTTGTTGGTTCAGTTGCGTTCGATGCAATCGAAACACCTTTCGGAAAAACAGATAAAATTTTAGGTGGCGCTGCGACTTATATCAGTATAGCTTCTTCAATTTTGGGTATAGAATCTGGAATTGTTTCTGTAGTTGGTGGTGATTTTCCACAGACCGATTTAGATATGCTTTCTGGAAGAGGCGTGAATATCGAAGGAATTGAAATCATCAAAGAAGGGAAAACTTTTTTCTGGAGTGGAAAATACCACAACGATTTGAACTCAAGAGATACTTTGGTAACTGAAGTGAATGTTTTAGAAAACTTCGATCCAAAAATTCCTGAATCAATGCAAGATGCAGAGATCTTATTATTAGGAAATCTTCATCCAGGGGTGCAACTTTCTGTATTAGAAAAAATGCGTAACCGTCCGAAATTGGTAATTCTTGATACCATGAATTTCTGGATGGATTCTGCTTTGGATATTTTAATGCAAATGATTGCTAAAACTGATGTAATTTCCATTAATGATGAAGAAGCAAGACAACTTTCTGGTGAGTATTCATTAGTAAAAGCTGCTCAGAAAATCCATGCAATGGGGCCACAATTCGTGATCATTAAAAAAGGAGAACACGGAGCATTATTATTCCACGAAGGAAAAATATTTGCAATCCCAGCTTTGCCTTTAGAAGAAGTTTTCGATCCAACTGGAGCGGGAGATACTTTTGCAGGAGGTTTTGCATCTTATTTAGCGAAGAAAGAAAATTTCTCTTTTGATACCATGAAATCTGCATTGATCGTAGGTTCTGCCATGGCTTCATTCACCGTAGAAAAATTCGGAACTCAGCGTTTAGAAGAAGTTACAGAAGCTGAAATGATTGGAAGAATCAATAGTTTTAAAGAATTAACCACTTTTGAAGTAGAGGTTTAA
- a CDS encoding peptidylprolyl isomerase: MRKIFGVLMMMVLGGGISAQYMIVGKDSISLAQFKKENLYGLENTGVQNTINTIQNFYLFQQFAAEKKADTLSYFRDRMSEKEVELRGKYFFPPQVIDPVLNDFVKDNQTEKEVQVFILEKTAGDTTNYQQVYNDVKSGKLTMEDAITKYTKANPKAIYIKPGSLDNQMYAEIKTLPNNTMTKFFDTPSYIGFAKVLNSRPSLGYMVFGTISFPKDDNSETVKNNIYTALKEGKTFQEVAKLYGANEHEKDNGGVIMGSPTLPDDVYELFKGKKAGYYTPEPLLFGDNYFVFNIYNVEPYVLNDKNRAFFLREMNNTLYSEILQDKMTAYLKTDPSYKEFPAFQLIKKSYKNLVAAKDSEVLFQYKNEKVTAGYIKEMIGDKKEDAAKLSPAIWAEALDNINSQDVLKIYSQNFTNIKNVKEELEANKKSLYSDYIFSKYLTEEITKHPEWLTEYYNQNKSKYIWDERAEGRVAIFDDPKLTKEISKGIKDAKGWDGLKAKFAGKLNDKKQVLVNFEKGEMSKEAEVFTKYKVPFKKGVHETKMGDKTLVIAIDKILAPSQMTQEEASEELKDAVNEKKLNEIIAEQKAKTTIVVQPEFLKDLEKNFKK, encoded by the coding sequence ATGAGAAAAATATTCGGTGTATTGATGATGATGGTTTTAGGCGGTGGGATTTCTGCACAATATATGATTGTGGGCAAAGACAGTATTTCGCTGGCTCAATTTAAAAAAGAAAACTTATACGGTTTAGAAAATACCGGTGTTCAAAATACGATTAATACGATACAGAATTTCTATTTGTTTCAGCAATTTGCGGCAGAGAAAAAAGCAGATACTTTATCTTATTTCCGCGATAGAATGTCGGAAAAAGAAGTAGAGTTGAGAGGCAAATACTTTTTTCCACCACAGGTGATTGATCCAGTTTTAAATGATTTTGTTAAAGACAATCAGACAGAAAAAGAAGTTCAGGTTTTTATCTTAGAAAAAACCGCTGGCGATACGACTAATTATCAGCAGGTTTATAACGATGTAAAATCGGGTAAACTAACGATGGAAGATGCGATCACGAAATACACGAAAGCCAATCCAAAAGCAATTTACATTAAGCCGGGAAGTCTGGATAATCAAATGTATGCAGAGATTAAAACTTTGCCGAATAATACAATGACCAAATTCTTCGACACGCCTTCTTACATCGGTTTTGCTAAAGTGTTGAATTCCAGACCAAGTTTAGGATACATGGTTTTCGGAACGATTTCTTTTCCTAAAGATGACAATTCTGAGACCGTGAAAAATAATATTTACACAGCTTTAAAAGAAGGAAAAACCTTTCAGGAAGTTGCAAAATTATATGGCGCCAACGAACATGAGAAAGATAATGGTGGTGTAATCATGGGTTCGCCAACTTTACCGGATGATGTTTACGAATTGTTCAAAGGTAAAAAAGCGGGATATTACACGCCGGAACCTTTGTTATTTGGAGATAACTATTTTGTTTTCAATATTTACAATGTTGAACCGTATGTTTTAAATGACAAGAACAGAGCATTCTTTTTGAGAGAAATGAACAACACGCTTTATTCTGAAATTTTACAGGATAAAATGACGGCTTATTTAAAAACAGATCCTTCTTATAAAGAGTTTCCAGCTTTTCAACTGATCAAAAAATCTTATAAAAATTTAGTTGCTGCGAAAGACAGCGAAGTTCTTTTTCAATATAAAAATGAAAAAGTAACTGCTGGATATATTAAGGAAATGATTGGCGATAAAAAAGAAGATGCTGCGAAATTATCACCGGCAATATGGGCTGAAGCTTTGGATAATATCAATTCCCAAGATGTTTTGAAAATTTACAGTCAAAACTTTACCAATATTAAAAATGTAAAAGAGGAGTTAGAGGCGAATAAAAAATCACTTTATTCTGATTATATTTTCTCTAAATATTTGACCGAAGAAATTACAAAACACCCAGAATGGTTAACTGAATATTACAATCAGAATAAATCAAAATACATTTGGGACGAAAGAGCAGAAGGAAGAGTTGCCATTTTCGATGATCCAAAACTGACAAAAGAAATTTCTAAAGGAATAAAAGATGCTAAAGGTTGGGATGGTCTAAAAGCTAAATTCGCTGGAAAGCTGAATGACAAAAAACAAGTCTTGGTCAATTTTGAAAAAGGAGAAATGTCGAAAGAAGCAGAAGTCTTCACCAAATACAAAGTTCCGTTTAAAAAAGGAGTTCATGAAACTAAAATGGGCGATAAAACTTTGGTGATTGCAATTGATAAAATCCTTGCCCCTTCCCAGATGACTCAGGAAGAAGCGAGCGAAGAATTGAAAGATGCAGTTAATGAGAAAAAACTGAATGAGATCATCGCGGAACAAAAAGCCAAAACTACAATTGTGGTTCAACCTGAATTCCTAAAGGATTTAGAAAAGAATTTTAAGAAATAA
- a CDS encoding peptidylprolyl isomerase, which produces MNKNVKFSLLFSLMLVFFGTLSKAQSQLKKGDLVDGIAVVVGDEIILESDIEDQANFAKQQGANVADKCEFVESIINNKLLIYEAKRDTLIENRSAAIKDNANQKYTQILGQFPDEKTMLSTYKFRTSYEMKNAIEKIDSDNYYGQAKYGRITEKADVTPNEVTDFFTTFQYQLPEVKDEVSLSQIVMYPKLTDAHKDEIIARLNKIKADIQGGESFESQARIYSDDPGSAAKGGLYTNIGKGKMVKPFEAAALNLQEGEISDPVESDFGYHLIQLVKKSGKQYDARHILLKAEPNAEEIDAAKKELDSIRTLIIDGKMSFKDAAYRFSDDKQTKFNAGIVTSQEDGSDKIEKLNLPPTISYQIAGLNKGDITDVFQDVAQQDRKTVAIVKVDDVIAAHKLDISTDYNRIKQMALNKKKNEMVEKWVKEKLPNIFISINDRYKDCTFKTDWRKKVD; this is translated from the coding sequence ATGAACAAGAATGTAAAATTCAGCCTGCTCTTTAGCTTAATGCTCGTGTTTTTCGGAACGTTGAGCAAAGCACAATCGCAATTAAAAAAGGGAGATTTGGTTGATGGGATTGCAGTAGTCGTAGGTGATGAAATTATTTTAGAATCAGATATAGAAGATCAGGCCAACTTTGCAAAACAGCAGGGAGCTAATGTTGCAGACAAATGTGAATTTGTAGAAAGCATCATTAACAATAAGCTTTTGATCTATGAAGCCAAAAGAGATACCTTGATTGAAAATAGATCTGCGGCAATTAAAGACAATGCTAATCAAAAATACACTCAGATTTTAGGACAGTTTCCGGATGAGAAAACAATGCTTTCTACCTATAAATTCCGTACGTCTTATGAGATGAAAAATGCCATCGAAAAGATTGATAGTGACAACTATTACGGACAGGCAAAATATGGTAGAATTACAGAAAAAGCTGACGTTACTCCAAACGAAGTAACCGATTTCTTTACCACTTTCCAATACCAACTTCCAGAAGTGAAAGACGAAGTGTCACTTTCTCAGATCGTAATGTATCCGAAATTGACCGATGCTCACAAAGACGAAATCATTGCGAGACTCAATAAAATAAAAGCAGATATTCAAGGTGGCGAATCATTTGAAAGCCAGGCAAGAATTTATTCAGACGATCCAGGATCCGCAGCAAAAGGAGGCTTGTATACCAACATTGGCAAAGGGAAAATGGTAAAACCGTTCGAAGCAGCAGCATTAAATTTACAGGAAGGAGAAATCTCTGATCCAGTAGAATCAGACTTCGGTTACCACTTAATTCAGTTGGTGAAGAAAAGCGGAAAACAGTATGATGCACGTCATATCCTGTTAAAAGCAGAACCAAATGCAGAAGAAATTGATGCAGCCAAAAAAGAATTAGACAGCATCAGAACTTTAATTATCGATGGTAAAATGAGTTTCAAAGATGCAGCATACCGATTTTCAGATGACAAGCAAACCAAGTTCAACGCGGGAATTGTAACTTCTCAGGAAGACGGTTCAGATAAAATCGAAAAACTAAATCTTCCGCCAACAATCTCTTACCAGATTGCAGGGCTTAATAAAGGCGATATCACCGATGTTTTTCAAGATGTGGCACAACAGGACAGAAAAACTGTAGCCATCGTTAAAGTAGATGATGTGATCGCAGCTCACAAACTCGATATATCTACCGATTACAACAGAATTAAGCAAATGGCGCTGAACAAAAAGAAAAACGAAATGGTCGAGAAATGGGTAAAAGAAAAATTACCGAATATATTTATCTCCATCAACGATCGATATAAAGACTGTACTTTCAAAACCGACTGGCGTAAGAAAGTTGACTAA
- a CDS encoding class I SAM-dependent methyltransferase: MNTEEAYKHWSKIYDSNENKTRDLEAKSLRETLNNGVFENCLEIGCGTGKNTEWLKNKCEKILAIDLSQHMLEIAENKIKSENVKFLKVDINHDWNFTNDVYDLVVCSLVLEHIENIDRVFELIGKHLKVGGILYVGELHPFKQYSGSKARFQNNDIEQVVECFTHHVSEFTRIAKKYNFKIEDINEYFDDENEKLIPRILTFKFIK; encoded by the coding sequence ATGAACACAGAAGAAGCGTATAAACATTGGTCAAAAATATATGATTCAAATGAAAATAAAACCAGAGATTTAGAAGCAAAATCTTTAAGAGAAACCCTAAATAATGGTGTTTTTGAAAACTGTTTGGAGATTGGTTGTGGAACCGGTAAAAATACAGAATGGCTAAAAAACAAATGCGAAAAAATCTTAGCGATTGATTTATCACAGCACATGTTGGAAATTGCTGAAAATAAAATCAAAAGTGAGAATGTCAAATTTCTCAAAGTAGATATCAATCACGATTGGAATTTTACAAACGATGTTTATGATCTAGTTGTTTGTAGTTTGGTCTTGGAACATATTGAAAATATTGACAGAGTTTTTGAGCTGATTGGTAAACATTTAAAAGTGGGTGGAATTCTTTATGTCGGTGAACTTCATCCATTTAAACAATATTCTGGGTCAAAAGCAAGATTTCAAAATAATGACATTGAACAAGTTGTAGAATGTTTTACCCATCATGTTTCTGAATTTACAAGAATTGCTAAAAAATATAATTTTAAAATCGAAGATATAAATGAATATTTTGATGATGAAAACGAAAAATTGATACCAAGAATATTAACTTTTAAATTCATTAAATAG
- a CDS encoding FUSC family protein, with translation MIQKDLSELTDEELLMEGKKIKSTNIVNAVLFGVMIGVATYSTIRNGFGILTFFPLLFIQMLIKNRARKKAFENQLKERNLTIGK, from the coding sequence ATGATTCAAAAAGACTTATCAGAATTAACAGATGAAGAACTTCTCATGGAAGGAAAAAAAATAAAATCAACCAACATCGTTAATGCCGTCTTATTCGGTGTAATGATCGGAGTTGCAACTTACAGCACCATCAGAAACGGCTTCGGAATTCTTACCTTCTTTCCCTTACTTTTTATCCAAATGCTCATTAAAAATAGAGCTCGCAAAAAAGCCTTCGAAAATCAGTTAAAAGAAAGAAACTTAACGATAGGAAAGTGA
- a CDS encoding cupin domain-containing protein yields MKTASLRNELNYNEDKVAVTVMMETESSKEIRILFRKGQTMKEHKAGFPITVEIHEGAIEFGVNGEKMSLIAGDLISLEANVPHDLLAQEDSIVRLTLSKFDNVERVKKVVE; encoded by the coding sequence ATGAAAACAGCCTCTTTAAGAAATGAACTTAATTACAACGAAGATAAAGTTGCCGTTACGGTAATGATGGAAACAGAATCATCAAAAGAAATACGAATTCTCTTTAGAAAAGGTCAAACGATGAAAGAGCACAAAGCTGGTTTCCCGATCACAGTGGAAATTCATGAAGGCGCAATCGAATTTGGCGTGAACGGCGAAAAAATGTCTTTAATAGCAGGCGATTTGATTTCTTTAGAAGCCAATGTGCCGCACGATTTACTCGCACAGGAAGACAGTATTGTCCGACTAACATTATCAAAATTTGACAATGTCGAAAGAGTTAAAAAAGTAGTTGAATAG
- a CDS encoding DEAD/DEAH box helicase: MSRLISDLGIIKKLQSALTDLEITVATDIQEQVIPVILDQTEDLVALAKTGTGKTAAFGLPLLQLVDVEDKSVQTLILAPTRELAQQIHSNLKDLAKYIPEVSLVLLTGGNTVKSQVEELKSAPQIIVATPGRFLDLLEKGAFDIKSLKNLVLDEADEMFQALKEDLMSILKVVPKNRRTYLFSATMPGELKDIVHNYMSKNAVSINSDMATIGHEGIDHQYIVVDPIEKLDVLLHFLNSQEGGRGIIFCKTKAAVNKLAKNLAIRKISSGALHGSLTQGIRDRIMDQFREGYIDILVATDLVARGIDVKELAYVVNYHLPDTHEAYVHRSGRTGRAGSKGLSMTIIQEEEVKEIAEFEQELGIKFHPVKKANAEDIEWNNTLVWAKKVFKTKPNREIPEEVRQQVKTIFHHLTKEELVDKVLSNYLAENNK; this comes from the coding sequence ATGTCCAGACTCATATCCGATTTAGGAATTATTAAAAAACTTCAAAGCGCTTTAACCGATTTAGAAATTACGGTGGCGACTGATATTCAGGAACAGGTGATTCCGGTCATTCTGGATCAAACTGAAGATTTGGTGGCTCTTGCCAAAACTGGAACGGGAAAAACTGCAGCGTTCGGATTGCCTCTTTTACAGTTGGTAGATGTTGAAGATAAAAGTGTACAGACCTTAATTTTAGCGCCGACAAGAGAGCTGGCTCAACAGATTCATAGCAATCTAAAGGATTTAGCGAAATATATCCCTGAGGTTTCCCTTGTTTTACTTACCGGAGGAAATACGGTGAAATCGCAAGTTGAAGAGTTGAAATCGGCTCCTCAAATTATTGTGGCAACGCCGGGTCGGTTTTTAGATTTATTGGAGAAAGGTGCTTTTGATATTAAATCGTTGAAAAACTTGGTTTTAGATGAAGCTGACGAAATGTTTCAAGCATTGAAGGAAGATTTAATGTCAATCTTGAAAGTGGTTCCTAAAAATCGACGTACTTATTTATTTAGTGCGACTATGCCGGGAGAATTGAAAGATATCGTTCATAATTACATGTCGAAGAATGCGGTTTCCATTAATTCTGATATGGCAACGATTGGGCATGAAGGTATTGATCATCAATATATCGTGGTAGATCCGATTGAGAAATTAGATGTGCTTTTACACTTTTTAAATTCGCAGGAAGGCGGAAGAGGTATTATCTTCTGTAAAACCAAAGCGGCGGTTAATAAATTAGCGAAAAATTTAGCGATTCGTAAAATCTCCTCAGGAGCGTTGCACGGAAGTTTAACGCAGGGAATTCGTGACCGTATTATGGATCAGTTTCGTGAAGGATATATTGATATTTTGGTGGCGACCGATTTGGTGGCGAGAGGAATTGATGTGAAAGAATTAGCGTACGTTGTAAATTATCATTTGCCTGACACGCATGAAGCTTATGTTCACCGTAGTGGTAGAACGGGAAGAGCTGGTTCGAAAGGACTTTCGATGACGATTATTCAGGAAGAGGAAGTGAAAGAAATTGCTGAATTTGAACAGGAATTAGGAATTAAATTTCATCCTGTTAAAAAAGCAAACGCTGAGGACATCGAATGGAATAATACTTTGGTTTGGGCTAAAAAAGTGTTCAAAACAAAACCAAACCGTGAAATCCCTGAAGAGGTAAGACAGCAAGTGAAAACGATTTTTCACCATTTGACAAAAGAGGAATTGGTGGATAAAGTTCTTTCAAATTATTTGGCGGAGAATAATAAATAA